The Bos indicus isolate NIAB-ARS_2022 breed Sahiwal x Tharparkar chromosome X, NIAB-ARS_B.indTharparkar_mat_pri_1.0, whole genome shotgun sequence genome has a window encoding:
- the AMELX gene encoding amelogenin, X isoform, with amino-acid sequence MGTWILFACLLGAAFSMPLPPHPGHPGYINFSYEVLTPLKWYQSMIRHPYPSYGYEPMGGWLHHQIIPVVSQQTPQNHALQPHHHIPMVPAQQPVVPQQPMMPVPGQHSMTPTQHHQPNLPLPAQQPFQPQSIQPQPHQPLQPHQPLQPMQPMQPLQPLQPLQPQPPVHPIQPLPPQPPLPPIFPMQPLPPMLPDLPLEAWPATDKTKREEVD; translated from the exons ATGGGGACCTGGATTTTGTTTGCCTGCCTCCTGGGAGCAGCcttctctatgcct CTACCACCTCATCCTGGGCACCCTGGTTATATCAACTTCAGCTATGAG gTGCTCACCCCTCTGAAGTGGTACCAGAGCATGATAAGACACCCG TACCCTTCCTATGGTTACGAACCCATGGGTGGATGGCTGCACCACCAAATCATTCCCGTGGTGTCCCAGCAGACTCCCCAGAATCACGCCCTGCAGCCTCATCACCACATCCCCATGGTGCCAGCTCAGCAGCCCGTGGTCCCCCAGCAACCAATGATGCCAGTTCCTGGCCAACACTCCATGACTCCAACCCAACACCACCAGCCAAACCTCCCTCTGCCCGCCCAGCAGCCCTTCCAGCCCCAGTCCATCCAGCCGCAGCCTCACCAGCCCCTGCAGCCTCACCAGCCCCTGCAGCCCATGCAGCCCATGCAGCCCTTGCagcccctgcagcccctgcagcCCCAGCCACCTGTGCACCCCATCCAGCCCTTGCCGCCACAGCCACCTCTGCCTCCGATATTCCCCATGCAGCCTCTGCCCCccatgcttcctgacctgcctctggaagCTTGGCCAGCAACAGACAAGACCAAGCGGGAGGAAGTG GATTAA